CAGAGAAAGTCAAGAAGGCTGAGACGGGTGCATAGCATATGCACCCCACCTCAAAAGATATCCCACAGGACTCTGAAATCAGCGAGAGAGGATGTCGAAGAGCTCTACGAGATGCCCGGAAAGATGCTCCATGAGAAATGGCGCATCGGGATCGGAACAAAAATCGGCATCCGTCGTCAGGAGCGACCGCCAGTCGTCCGGGGTGACGCGGCGCAGGGCCGCCGCAAAATCCGGGATGTGTTTTTGAATCCCCGGCCGCTGCCCGAGCGCGTCCAGCATCCCCTCCACGGCGGCCGCAAGACACCACCCGGGCAAAAACGCCCGCGCCCCCACCCCGTCCAGCCGGTCCAGGCGCATGAAAAGCGTGGTGGTCAGGAAAAAATGCAAAAGCCCCCGCTCACCTCCGCCCAGGGCGGACGGCCCATATCCCCTGGCCGTGATGAGTCGGGTTTCCAGACCGCTCTCGTCGCGTCTGACCACGAAATCCCCGGCTGCATGCCGCCAGGGCCAGATGCGCGCCCCGCTCTCCACCTCCAGGCACAGGGCCAGGATGCGCGCGGCCTGCCGGTAGGCCTCCCCGGCCCTTTCCGGCCCAAGGGGGGCAATCCCGCCGCCTTCGAAGTCCCAGACCACGATGCCCCCGCCCGTAGCGGCATGGAATTCGTGGAAGCCCGCAAACCACTCCACCAGGAGGATGTCCAGCCGGTCGCCCTCATCAAAGCACAGGGGGCGGGGAAGCCCGGCCTCGGGAACCTCCCGGGACAGACGGTCCAGAACCGTATGTTCCCGGGCCAGGGCGGCCCAGCCGTGGGGGCTTGCGGCCACGTTGGCCCCAAGCGTGGCCTGCCCGCCCGGGAACCGGACCTCGATGCTGGCCGGGTGGTAGAGCGCGCCGTGCTTTTGGGCCTTGATGACCAGTTCCGTGACCTCCGTAGCCGCAACCGGCCGCCCGGCCGCCCTCCCGGCCGCCTCAAAAAGCGCCGCCTGTCCCGGACCCATACAGAAATCCCGCAGGCCCGCGAAATATTCCCCATAGGTGGTCTGCAAGGGGCAGCCTTCCAGCGGGACGCCTGCCAGTTCCGGGGCATAGGGCAGGTCGCCGTGGGGCGAGGCCACCAGGAAGGTGACGGGCAAGGCGGCAGCCGGGGAGGTCATGGGGCGGCGTTTTGCCGGGAGTCGCGGTACCTGGCGGCGGCGGCGACGAAATTTCCGGCCCAGTGGGGTGCGCCCAGGGCATGGATGTGGGTGTAGGCGGCAAAGGTGGCGTTTTCGAGCAGACCGTCCAGGCCGTGCAGCATGCCCGTGCCGCGCTGCATGTCCAGGCAGAAGGATTCGGGACCGGGAACAGGAGGCGGCGTGCCGTCCAGGGAGGCCAGGCACCGGGAATAGTGGAACTCATGGCCGGAAAGGGAAAAATCCACGGGATGGAAAGGGTTCTCTCGGCGCACGGCAGCGGTGGAATAGCCAAGCCCCTGGGGCCGGGGGCACAGGGCGGTGGTCAGGGGAAAGACCCCGGCCATGGGAAAGGACTCGTCTCCCACCCGCAGATCCCGGCACAGGTACATAAATCCCCCGCATTCGGCATAGATGGGCATGCCCGCCCGGGAAAAACCCAGCACCCGCTCACGCCCCTCCCGGTTGTCGGCCAGGGCCCGGGCCATGGTCTCGGGGAAGCCGCCGCCCAGGTACAGGCCGTCGATCCCGGGCCAGGGGTCCGGGGTGAGCAGGCTGACGAAGACCAGTTCCGCCCCGGCCCGCTGAAGGGCCTCCAGATTCTCCGGATAATAAAACCACAGGGCCGCATCGCGCACCACGCCGATGCGCGGGGGCACGGCATCCCCGGCGCGCAGGACCGGCGTCGGCCACAGCGGCATGTCCCCCGGCGCAGGCGGGGCCATGTCCGGGGCGGCCTGGGCCAGGGCCGTAAGCCGCGGCAAATCCACGCCGTGGGCCACGAAATCGGCCACGGTGTCCAGGATGGCCGCATGCCCCGCATGCTCCCGGTTGGACAAAAGGCCCATGTGCCGTTCCGGGATGGGGTTCTCCGGCATCTTGGGCAGCATGCCCAGGACCGGCACGTCGGTGTAGTGTTCGATGGTCTGGCGCAGGATGGTGCGGTGGCGTTCGCCGGCGGTGCGGTTGCAGATCACCCCGGCCAGATGCAGGCCTTTTTCAAAGGCTGCGCAGCCAGCCACAATGGCTGCGGCGGTGCGGGTCATCTTGGTGGCGTCCAGGACCAGGACCACGGGGGCCTCCAGGCGTCTGGCCAGTTCCGCCGTGGAGCAGGAGCCGAGCACGTCCTTGCCGTCGAAAAGGCCCCGGTTGCCTTCGATGACCGAGATGTCGCAGCCTGCGGATTTTTCAAAAAAAAGACCCCGGACATGCTCCGGGGGCATAAGAAAAGGGTCCAGATTCGAGGCTTCCCGGCCAGCCGCAAGGCCGAGCCACGATGCATCAATATAATCCGGACCCTTTTTGAAAGGGCGTACCGTGAGTCCCTGTCGGGCCAGGGCCCGACAGACTCCGAGGGTGACGATGGTCTTGCCGGCTCCCCCGGAAAGTCCCGCCAGAACCAGACGCGGCCGGTTGCTCACGAGTGCTGCGCGTTATCGCCGGGAATGCCGACCTGCGGAACGATCCGGGAAAGGATCGCTGCGTCCGCTAGTCTTCCTCGGCGGCCTGCTTGCCCACGCCGGCCAGACCGTACATGGTGGTCGAGCCGCTGGACCAGTACATGAGTTTTCCGTCCTGCACCAGCGCAGTGAGGATCTTTTTGACCTCGCGCTGTTTCATGTCCGGGAAAACCTTGCACAGATCGGTGAAATAAAACTTCGATTTGCCGGTCTTGCCTTCGAGGAACTCAATGACTTTTTGCTTTTCCGCTTCCATCGCGTCGCCTCTTTTTTTTTTCCGGGCGCGGGAAGATCCCGCGCCCGGAGATGTTGCTTCTTTATTCCACGTGGCTGGTGAACTTGAACTGCGTGCTCTGCCGCCAAGTGTAGTAGGCCGGATCGCGGAAGTCGTCGATGCAGTGGTGGGAGAACTCAAGGCCGCAGACCTCGAAGAACTTTTCCCAGCCGATGCGCTCGGCCCACTCGCCCAGACGCTCGTACTTCTTGGCGTTCTTGGCGTAGACCTCGACAATGTGCTTGATGGTCTTGGTCAGGGTCGGCCAGCGGGGCGGCTCGTTGGGGATGTAGGCCACGACAACCTTGGAGAACTTCGGCATGGAGATCCGGTTGGACACCTTGCCGCCAACCATGAGCACGATGCCGTCGCCCTGTCCGGAGGCCAGGGGCATGGCCGGGCACATGGTGTAGCAGTTGCCGCAGTACATGCACCGCTCGGGATTGACCACCACCGAGTTGACCTTTTTGCCTTCCACTTCAAGCTTGGACGGTTTGATGGCGCCGGTGGGACAGGCGGCCACGGCCAAGGGGATCTCGCAGATGTTGTCGAGGATTTCGGTCTCGACGATGGGCGGTTTGCGGTGGATGCCGACGATGCCGATGTCGGAGCAGTGCACCGCGCCGCACATGTTCAGGCAGCAGGCCAGGGAGATGCGCACCATGGCCGGCAGGGACATGGACTGGAAGTACTCGAACATCTCGTCCATGACGGCCTTGACCGGGCCGGAGGCGTCGGTGGCCGGGGTGTGGCAGTGGACCCAACCCTGGGTGTGGACGATGTTGGAGATGCCGGCGCCCGTGCCGCCGATGGGGAACTTGAAGCTTCCGCCGGCGAACTTGCGGCCGGACAGGTCGGCCACCATCTCGTTCAGGGTCTTCTCGTTGTCGACCATGAACTCGATGTTGTTGCGGGTGGTGAAGCGCAGGTGGCCGCCGCAGTACTTGTCGGCGATGTCACAGGCTTCACGGATGAGCGACACGGTCATGAGCCGGGCAGTGCCGCAGCGCACGGTGAAGACCTTGTCGCCGGTCTCGGACACGTGCACCAGGATGCCGGGTTTCAGGATCTCGTGATAATCCCATTTGCCCTTGTTTTTCTTGATGACAGGAGGATAGAAATCCTCAAAACTCCGCGGGCCGATGTCGGTGATACGATCTTCCATCGGCTTGCTGGGATTGTATCCGGAAGAAATGAATGCCATGCTGGTATTCCCCCTTTATCTCATGTGACGTTCGCGGTAACCCTTCTCATCGTGCTTCCAGCCGCCCGGGACTTCATCTTCCTTGAAGAAGATGTACGGGTTGGACCGGGGCTCCTTGACGTGCTGGGGTACGGCCTTGATGTTGGTGACCTCAAGCAGCTTCTGGAAGCCCATGCGCTTCATGGTCTCGCCCAGGCGCTCGCGGTTCTTGCCTTCTTCCATCCACCAATCCCAGATGTTCTCGATGACTTCCTTGATCTCGTCGTAGGGCTCTTCGACCGGGATAAACGGCACGAGCATGGAGCCCATCTGGGCGCCGTCCAGGATCGGGGCCTTGGCGCCGCACAGGATCGTGGCGCCGGTCTCCAACCCGACCTTCAGGGCCGCAGGCATGACGTTGAGGCAGTGCATGCAACGGGTGCAGTTGCTGTTGTCGATGGACAGCTTGCCACCGGCGTAGCTCATGCACTTGGTCGGGCAGCGGTCCACGACCTCGGCCACGATGTCGAACTTGCCCCAGTCGCGACCGGCGTGGGCGCCGGCATTGGGCTTGAACTCACCGGCCACGTACGCTTTCACGCGATCCTGGTCGATGCGGATGTCGTCCTTCCAGGTGCCGATGACCGAGAAGTCGGAGCGGGCGATGGCGGCCACGCAGCCGTTGGGGCAGCCGTCGAACTTGAACTTGAACTTGTACGGGAAGGCCGGACGGTGCAGCTCGTCCTGATAGTCGTTGGTCAGGGTGTGGCACAGGGCCTGGGTGTCGTAGCAGGCGAATTCGCAGCGCGACTTGCCCAGACAGTCGGCCGGGGTGCGCAGGTTGCTGCCGGAGCCGCCCAGGTCGGTGTTGAGGGTGTGGGTCAGCTCATGGAAGATTTCTTCCAACTGCGGGGTGGTGGTGCCCAAAAGCACGATGTCGCCCGTGGAGCCGTGCATGTTGGTCAGGCCCGAGCCGCGCAGGTCCCAGATGTCCATGACGCCGCGCAGGTAGTCGGTCTTGTAGTACTTGCCCGCGGGCTGGTTCACGCGCACGGTGTGGAAATGGGCCACTCCCGGAAACTTCTCGGGCTGGTCGCAGTACCGGCCGATGACGCCGCCGCCGTACCCGAACACGCCCACGATGCCGCCGTGTTTCCAGTGGGTTTCCTTGTCCTTGTAGGCAAGTTCAAGGACGCCCAGCAGATCGTCGGGGCAATCCTGCGGGATCTGGAAATCCAGCCCAGCCGGATTCTTCGCCCGCTTGTCGGCCTCCTGCTTGATGTCGGACACAAAGCTGGGCCATGGCCCGCTTTCGAGTTGGTCCAACATGGGAGTTTTGTGTTTCGCCATTTGTTTCCTCCAGTGGTTTTGAAGAGTTACGCCTTTACCAAGAACCGCGTGCGCCCAAGGGAACGACCTCCCGCCGTGGCGCAGCCCCCTGCCAGACACATGCCCCGGCACGGGGGGTGTTCGTACTCGACACGGGAAAACGTGAAAATCCGCACAAGAGTTTTACCTGTAAGGAATGCTTGGACAATCTGTCAACAGGAAACCCCTTGCATACCCTAGTCAGACAGGGAGTTACCTAACATCCAATTGAGATCGTTGCAAAGAAAATTTCGGTTCCGCCCGGACTCGTTCCGTGCTAAATGTCACATGAAACGCCAACCTGCCGGGAAGACACCCCTTTTGAAAAGTTCATCACCTCCCCCCACCTGCCGCCGCTGCGGCCTCTGTTGCCGCAAGGGCGGCCCGGCGCTGCACCTGGAAGACCTCCCCCTGGCCGTTTCCGGGGTTGTGCCGCATTCGGCGCTGGTGACGCTGCGCCAGGGCGAGACCGTGCGCGACAACGTGACCGGACGGCTGGTGACGCTTCACCGCGAAATGGTCCGAATCCGCGCTTTTGGCGCAAGCCCGGTTTGCCCTTTTTTTCGCGAACCAGGGGACTGTTTGATCCATGACCATAGTCCCGCCGAGTGCCGGGCGCTTTATTGCGCCGCGCCGCAGGCCCTCATGGAAATGTACCAGAAGGACCGGGCGACCCGCCGCGACCTGATCCCCCTGGCGAGTCCCCAATGGGAGCTTGTGCAGATTCACGAAGAGCGCTGCCCGGCGGGCGAGGCCATCCGCCTCTGCCTGGCCGCCCGGAACGACCCGGCCGCAGCGGCCGATCTTGCGGAGATGGTGCGCTTCGACGCCGCCTTCCGGGAGCTGTGCGTGGAGAAGGCGGCGCTTACGCCGGACGAACTGGAGTTGTATTTTGGTCGGCCGCTGGCCGAGGTCATCATGCCCTTTGAACGGAAACGGGCCATGACCAACGCCATGTCGGACTAAAAACACCTTGCCTGCCTGGCATCGCCCCTGCCCGAGCCGTTTCAGGCCCGCCTGCGAAAACAGCCGCCCGTTTCTCAGGATTCCCCGGCCTGGGACTCCGGGGGGGCGGCCAGCTCGGCCCGCATCCAGCCGCGCACCGAATTGAAAAGCCGCACGGTTCCCGCCGACCGCACCTCGTCGACGCCGATGCTTCCCTCGACGATCTCCCCCCGCCGCAAAAGCTCCTCCCGGAACACGCCGGGCAAAAGCCCGTCGGCCAGCGGCGGGGTCACGAGCCTTCTCCCGCGCAGCACAGCCACATTGGCGATGGTGGTCTCGGTGATCCTCCCCTTTTCATTCATGAGCAGCACGTCGTCGCAGTCCGGCCGCTCCAGGCGGGCCTGTTCGTATAAAACGCGCCAATCGGTCTTGTGACGCAGGAGAATTTGTCCGGACGACACCGGCGTGCGGGCCAGGCCCACTCGCACCACCCGGGGAAACTCCCCGAGCGGCACGGCCTGAACCTCGAAACGGCCGTTTGCCTCAAGGAGCAGCCGGACCCGGAACCGGCCATTCACGCGCCCCTCCAGCACGGCTTCCAGGGCCCGGCGCGCCGCCTCCGGGTCGAAGACGAAACCGAGCATCCGGGCCGAGGCCCCCATGCGGGCCAGATGCCCTGGCAACAGGGCGTATCCGCCGCCGTCCAGCAGGATGGTCTCCAAAAGCCGGAACGCCCCGCGCGCCCCATCCAGAAACCGCATCTTCACCCGGCATTCCGCGTATTCCTCCTCCGGGTCGGAGTCGATGGTCACCCCGCCACCCGTCCAGTACTCCGCCAGGCCGCTGGCGGCGTCCAGGCGGATAGTCCGGATGGGCACGCAAAATTCGCAGTCGCCGCCCGGACGCACGAACCCCAGGGCGCCGCAATAGATGCCCCGGGGACGTCCTTCCAGTTCGTGGATGATCTGCATGGTGCGCGCCTTGGGGGCCCCCGTGACCGAACCGCAAGGGAAAAGGGCCTGGAATACCTCCAGAAGTCCGATGCCGGGCCGCAGCCGGGCGGCGATCTCCGAGGTCATCTGCCACAGGGTGGGATAGGCCTCCACAGTGAACAGTTTTTCCAGTCTGACCGAGCCGGTTTGCGCCACCCGGCCCAGATCGCTGCGCAACAGATCCACGATCATGACATTTTCCGCGCGGTTCTTGGGGCAGGCGGCCAGCTTGGCGGCCATGGCCGCATCCTCGTCCGGCCCCGATCCGCGCGGCATGGTTCCCTTCATGGGCCGCACGAGCACGTCCCGGCCACGGCGTTGAAAGAACAATTCCGGGGAGAAGCACAACACGCGGTGCGCGCCCATATCCACAAAGGCCGCATAGCCCGCCGCCTGTCCGGGCAGCAGGTCGGAAAAGAGCCGTCCGGAATCCCCGGAAAACGTCGCCTGAAACGGCATGGTATAGTTGACCTGGTAGGTCTCCCCGGCCCGTATATATGTCCGGATGCGCTTCAGATCGGCCAGGTATCGGTCTTTGGGCGCCACAGCCCGCCAGGGGGAAAGGGCATAGCCTCCCGTTTCCACGCCCCGGCCCGTAACGGGCGCAACAGAGGGATGTGGGACGACAGCCTGCGCAGCGGCGTAGATGGCGGCATAGGCCAGGGGGAAATCCCGTGGGGGATGCACGGCCAGGGAAGGATCAAGGGCGGAGGCGGCCTCGTAGGCCACGGCCAGCACCGCCCACCGGCCTGCCTGGGTGGCCAGCCGGACCCGGGAAAAGACCTCCGGCACGTCGGCCGGAGTCAGGGCGCAACAGATCTCCAGGGGATTTTCAAAGGCCATGTTCCAGCCCGGGGCATCCCCGGCTAGGGACTGAAACACCGCCGTTCCCTGACCGGTTCCTGGACCGTGCCCGGGCAACCGGGCCATCTCGTCACGACCTGCGTAGTTCAAATGAAGTCCCAGTATGGAGCATTGCCGTGGAAAAACATGCAAGACACGGTGGAGTTGCCCCCGCTAAACCGGACATCAGTTTAGGAACGTTGGCCACGCACCGCCGCCGCCCGCCCCCCTCCGGGTCGGCGGCAGGCCGCATCAATCCCAGAATCCGTCGTGACGAAAGGTCAGGGTGCGTCGGCCGCAGACCGGGCAGACGTAGCCGCCCTCGAAAAGCGCGGCCACGCCCCGGCCGTCCGGGAGATTCCAGGAGACCAGGGCCGGGCCGGGATGCTCCGGGGCCAGGGAGGGGTCGTTGTAAAACACCATGTCCGAGGCCGGGCAGTCCCCGGCCCCGGCGGCCGGGTCCAGAAGATTGCCCAGGGCGATGGCCCCGGTCGAGCGGCACAGGGCCGGGAAACGGCACATGGTGCGATGGTTGGCGAGCCCGCCGAAGAGATTCATGCGCTCGCGATGGTAGCCGCAGGGACAGGAGGCGGAGACGATGGCCCCTGACTGGGCCGGGGAAGGGACGGCCAGGAAAAGCACCGGCAGGGTCAGAAGCGCCGCTCTGGCGCACCGCGCCAGGAGGCCGCAGAGGCAGCGGCCCAAAAAACGGCAACGCCTGGGCGCGGCTGGCGTGTTGGTTGGCATCCTGATTCCCCCTTTCCTCAAGGTCTGAGGGCGAGCATAGCCTTCCCCCGGGAAAAAAGAAATCCGGCAGGCGGCATCCGATCCGGCGGAACTGCCTAGTGCCCCCCCTCAAACGCCAAAAAGCCCGGCTGATTTCTCAGCCGGGCTTTTGGTTTTGAAACGAGCCCTGGCGGCGACCTACTTTCCCACGCATGAATACGCAGTATCATCGGCGATGGAGGGCTTAGCTTCCGAGTTCGGAATGGGGTCGGGCGTACCCCCTCCTCTTTGGCCACCAGGACAATATATAAGTTAAAATAAGGGATGGGACGTTTTTTAGCGGTAAAACAAGCCGAACGGACTATTAGTACCGGTTGGCTGAACATGTCGCCATGCTTACACTTCCGGCCTATCAACCAGGTAGTCTACCTGGGTCCTTCGGGGAGACCTTATCTTGAGGCGGGTTTCCCGCTTAGATGCTTTCAGCGGTTATCCCTTCCGAACGTGGCTACCCTGCGGTGCCGCTGGCGCGACAACAGGAACACCAGTGGTTCGTTCATCCCGGTCCTCTCGTACTAGGGACAACCCCTCTCAAGTCTCCTGCGCCCACAGAAGATAGGGACCAAACTGTCTCACGACGTTTTAAACCCAGCTCGCGTACCACTTTAATCGGCGAACAGCCGAACCCTTGGGACCTGCTCCAGCCCCAGGATGTGATGAGCCGACATCGAGGTGCCAAACCGCATCGTCGATGTGAACTCTTGGATGCGATCAGCCTGTTATCCCCGGCGTACCTTTTATCCATTGAGCGATGGCCCTTCCATACGGGACCACCGGATCACTAAGGCCCACTTTCGTGCCTGATCGAGATGTCTCTCTCACAGTCAAGCTCCCTTATGCCTTTGCACTCGACGGCTGGTTTCCAATCAGCCTGAGGGAACCTTTGCATGCCTCCGTTACTTTTTGGGAGGCGACCGCCCCAGTCAAACTACCCGCCAGACAATGTCCCCGAGCCGGATAACGGCATCAGGTTAGAAGCTTAGACAACCAAGGGTGGTATTTCAAGGGTGGCTCCACCGACGCTGGCGCGCCGGCTTCGAAGCCTCCCACCTATCCTACACATGGTTGCCCAAGCTCCAATGTCAAGCTGTAGTAAAGGTGCACAGGGTCTTTCCGTCTTTCTGCGGGTAGACGGCATTTTCACCGCCACATCAATTTCACTGAGTCTCTGGTTGAGACAGCGCGGAGATCGTTACTCCATTCGTGCAGGTCGGAACTTACCCGACAAGGAATTTCGCTACCTTAGGACCGTTATAGTTACGGCCGCCGTTTACCGGGGCTTCGGTTTAAGGCTTCGCTTGCGCTGACCTCACCCCTTAACCTTCCGGCACCGGGCAGGAGTCAGTCCGTATACGTCGTCTTACGACTTCGCACAGACCTGTGTTTTTAGTAAACAGTCGCCACCGCCATTTCTCTGCGGCCTTCATAGGCTTACGTAGCAAGTACTTCACCAGTGAAGGCACCCCTTATCCCGAAGTTACGGGGTCAATTTGCCGAGTTCCTTAACCAGAGTTCTCTCAAGCGCCTTGGGATACTCTCCCCGCCCACCTGAGTTGGTTTGCGGTACGGTCCGCTCGTGCTAAACTTAGAAGCTTTTCTCGGCAGCATGGGATGAGCAGCTTCAGTCTAAAAGACACGGCATAACGTCTCGGCCTTAAGGGAAAACGGATTTGCCTGCTTTCCCAGCCTACACGCTTGCACCGGCACTTCCAACGGCCGGACTGCCTACCCTTCTGCGTCCCTCCATCGCACACACGAACAGGTACAGGAATATTAACCTGTTTCCCATCAGCTACGCATTTCTGCCTCGCCTTAGGGGCCGACTCACCCTGGGAAGATTAACTTTACCCAGGAAACCTTGGGCTTACGGCGAACGGGTTTCTCACCCGTTTTATCGTTACTTATGCCAGCATTATCACTTCTCGTTAGTCCAACAGGCCTTACGACCTGCCTTCATCCCATCCGAGAACGCTCCCCTACCGATCATCCGAAGATGATCCCGTGGCTTCGGTGCCATGCTTAGCTCCGTTACATTTTCGGCGCGGGGCCGCTAGACCAGTGAGCTATTACGCTTTCTTTTAAGGATGGCTGCTTCTAAGCCAACCTCCTGGCTGTCACGGCGGCCCTACTTCCTTCCCCACTGAGCATGGACTTGGGAACCTTAGCCGACGATCTGGGCTGTTTCCCTCTCGACCCTGGACCTTCGCACCCAGAGTCTGACTCCCGGACGTCAACGCACGGCATTCGGAGTTTGATAGGGTTTGGTAACCTGGTGGGGCCCCTAGCCCTTTCAGTGCTCTACCTCCGTGCGTCCAATTCCGAGGCTATACCTCAATATATTTCGGGGAGAACCAGCTATCACCGAGTTTGATTGGCCTTTCACCCCTATCCACAAGTCATCCCAATGGTTTTCAGCCCATATGGGTTCGGTCCTCCACTCGGTTTTACCCGAGCTTCAACCTGCTCATGGATAGATCACACGGTTTCGGGTCTTCTCCGCCGCACTAATCGCCCTATTCGGACTCGCTTTCGCTACGGCTCCGCCAGTTTAGGCTTAACCTCGCGCGACAAAGAAACTCGCTGGCTCATTATGCAAAAGGCACGCGGTCACGGATTGCTCCGCTCCCACCGCTTGTAGGCAATCGGTTTCAGGTTCTCGTTTCACTCCCCTAACAGGGGTTCTTTTCACCTTTCCCTCACGGTACTGGTTCACTATCGGTCGCTAAGGAGTATTTAGCCTTGGAAGATGGTCCTCCCAGATTCCCACGGGATTTCTCGTGTCCCGCGGTACTCAGGTACCTTCAACGCCGTTTTCGGTTTCGCATACGGGGCTTTCACCCTCTATGGCGGACCTTCCCAGGCCCTTTTGCTGCCTAATCACGGATCGTTTGATGAAGGCCCTACAACCCCGCACGGCCGAAGCCGCACGGTTTGGGCTTATCCCGGTTCGCTCGCCGCTACTTCGGGAATCTCTCTTGATTTCTTCTCCTCCGGGTACTGAGATGTTTCACTTCCCCGGGTTCGCTTCCCATGGCCTATGTATTCAGCCAAAGGATGACGGGACATGACTCCCGCCGGGTTGCCCCATTCGGATATCTCCGGATCAAAGTCTGTTTGGCGACTCCCCGGAGCGTTTCGCCGCCCACCGCGTCCTTCATAGCCTCTTAGCGCCAAGGCATCCACCGATTGCCCTTACTATCTTGTTTTACCTTTTCGTCCCATCCCTTATTTAACTGTCAATGATCATGCCGCGCTTCCCATTCCCTCAATTGCTGGTGGAGGTGAACGGGATCGAACCGATGGCCTCCTGCGTGCAAGGCAGGCGCTCTCCCAGCTGAGCTACACCCCCGGTAAGCATGGTGGGCCTAGATGGACTTGAACCATCGACCTCACGCTTATCAGGCGTGCGCTCTAACCACCTGAGCTACAGGCCCATCAGCGCGGCGTGCAAAGATCTCGCGATCCTTGCAATTAAATAGCGAGTCGGATTTTTTTC
Above is a genomic segment from Desulfolutivibrio sulfodismutans DSM 3696 containing:
- the dsrA gene encoding dissimilatory-type sulfite reductase subunit alpha, with product MAKHKTPMLDQLESGPWPSFVSDIKQEADKRAKNPAGLDFQIPQDCPDDLLGVLELAYKDKETHWKHGGIVGVFGYGGGVIGRYCDQPEKFPGVAHFHTVRVNQPAGKYYKTDYLRGVMDIWDLRGSGLTNMHGSTGDIVLLGTTTPQLEEIFHELTHTLNTDLGGSGSNLRTPADCLGKSRCEFACYDTQALCHTLTNDYQDELHRPAFPYKFKFKFDGCPNGCVAAIARSDFSVIGTWKDDIRIDQDRVKAYVAGEFKPNAGAHAGRDWGKFDIVAEVVDRCPTKCMSYAGGKLSIDNSNCTRCMHCLNVMPAALKVGLETGATILCGAKAPILDGAQMGSMLVPFIPVEEPYDEIKEVIENIWDWWMEEGKNRERLGETMKRMGFQKLLEVTNIKAVPQHVKEPRSNPYIFFKEDEVPGGWKHDEKGYRERHMR
- a CDS encoding cobyrinate a,c-diamide synthase, which encodes MSNRPRLVLAGLSGGAGKTIVTLGVCRALARQGLTVRPFKKGPDYIDASWLGLAAGREASNLDPFLMPPEHVRGLFFEKSAGCDISVIEGNRGLFDGKDVLGSCSTAELARRLEAPVVLVLDATKMTRTAAAIVAGCAAFEKGLHLAGVICNRTAGERHRTILRQTIEHYTDVPVLGMLPKMPENPIPERHMGLLSNREHAGHAAILDTVADFVAHGVDLPRLTALAQAAPDMAPPAPGDMPLWPTPVLRAGDAVPPRIGVVRDAALWFYYPENLEALQRAGAELVFVSLLTPDPWPGIDGLYLGGGFPETMARALADNREGRERVLGFSRAGMPIYAECGGFMYLCRDLRVGDESFPMAGVFPLTTALCPRPQGLGYSTAAVRRENPFHPVDFSLSGHEFHYSRCLASLDGTPPPVPGPESFCLDMQRGTGMLHGLDGLLENATFAAYTHIHALGAPHWAGNFVAAAARYRDSRQNAAP
- the dsrB gene encoding dissimilatory-type sulfite reductase subunit beta — translated: MAFISSGYNPSKPMEDRITDIGPRSFEDFYPPVIKKNKGKWDYHEILKPGILVHVSETGDKVFTVRCGTARLMTVSLIREACDIADKYCGGHLRFTTRNNIEFMVDNEKTLNEMVADLSGRKFAGGSFKFPIGGTGAGISNIVHTQGWVHCHTPATDASGPVKAVMDEMFEYFQSMSLPAMVRISLACCLNMCGAVHCSDIGIVGIHRKPPIVETEILDNICEIPLAVAACPTGAIKPSKLEVEGKKVNSVVVNPERCMYCGNCYTMCPAMPLASGQGDGIVLMVGGKVSNRISMPKFSKVVVAYIPNEPPRWPTLTKTIKHIVEVYAKNAKKYERLGEWAERIGWEKFFEVCGLEFSHHCIDDFRDPAYYTWRQSTQFKFTSHVE
- the pabB gene encoding aminodeoxychorismate synthase component I, producing the protein MNYAGRDEMARLPGHGPGTGQGTAVFQSLAGDAPGWNMAFENPLEICCALTPADVPEVFSRVRLATQAGRWAVLAVAYEAASALDPSLAVHPPRDFPLAYAAIYAAAQAVVPHPSVAPVTGRGVETGGYALSPWRAVAPKDRYLADLKRIRTYIRAGETYQVNYTMPFQATFSGDSGRLFSDLLPGQAAGYAAFVDMGAHRVLCFSPELFFQRRGRDVLVRPMKGTMPRGSGPDEDAAMAAKLAACPKNRAENVMIVDLLRSDLGRVAQTGSVRLEKLFTVEAYPTLWQMTSEIAARLRPGIGLLEVFQALFPCGSVTGAPKARTMQIIHELEGRPRGIYCGALGFVRPGGDCEFCVPIRTIRLDAASGLAEYWTGGGVTIDSDPEEEYAECRVKMRFLDGARGAFRLLETILLDGGGYALLPGHLARMGASARMLGFVFDPEAARRALEAVLEGRVNGRFRVRLLLEANGRFEVQAVPLGEFPRVVRVGLARTPVSSGQILLRHKTDWRVLYEQARLERPDCDDVLLMNEKGRITETTIANVAVLRGRRLVTPPLADGLLPGVFREELLRRGEIVEGSIGVDEVRSAGTVRLFNSVRGWMRAELAAPPESQAGES
- a CDS encoding YkgJ family cysteine cluster protein, translating into MKSSSPPPTCRRCGLCCRKGGPALHLEDLPLAVSGVVPHSALVTLRQGETVRDNVTGRLVTLHREMVRIRAFGASPVCPFFREPGDCLIHDHSPAECRALYCAAPQALMEMYQKDRATRRDLIPLASPQWELVQIHEERCPAGEAIRLCLAARNDPAAAADLAEMVRFDAAFRELCVEKAALTPDELELYFGRPLAEVIMPFERKRAMTNAMSD
- a CDS encoding dissimilatory sulfite reductase D family protein; translation: MEAEKQKVIEFLEGKTGKSKFYFTDLCKVFPDMKQREVKKILTALVQDGKLMYWSSGSTTMYGLAGVGKQAAEED